In Mercenaria mercenaria strain notata chromosome 15, MADL_Memer_1, whole genome shotgun sequence, a single genomic region encodes these proteins:
- the LOC123549277 gene encoding uncharacterized protein LOC123549277 isoform X1: MFCRMLRILAALSVLLPLVLSQCDVDSKILAIWYDMDIFPNDAKVTPTEMQVFFSNMSDPITGIVFYGAFHSFWSQRYCGETSQVTDYFFKQWDLFPQNIPDGYLTLDDLVLAFNTIDTDDPDSVGFIDLFTEWHPYFTKLYSEALAQA; the protein is encoded by the exons atgttttgccg tatgttgcgAATACTAGCTGCCTTATCTGTACTGCTTCCTCTTGTCCTCAG TCAATGTGACGTCGATTCTAAGATACTTGCTATTTGGTATGATATGGATATATTCCCAAATGATGCGAAAGTTACCCCTACCGAAATGCAAGTGTTCTTCTCCAACATGAGTGACCCGATCACTG GAATAGTGTTTTATGGCGCCTTTCATAGTTTTTGGAGTCAGCGCTATTGTGGTGAGACCAGTCAAGTCACAGATTACTTCTTCAAGCAATGGGATCTTTTTCCTCAAAATATCCCtgacggatatttaacacttgaTGACTTGGTCCTGGCCTTCAATACGATCGACACCGACGACCCAGACT CTGTAGGATTTATTGACCTCTTCACCGAGTGGCATCCATATTTTACAAAG ctATATTCGGAAGCATTGGCCCAAGCTTGA
- the LOC123549277 gene encoding uncharacterized protein LOC123549277 isoform X2, which yields MLRILAALSVLLPLVLSQCDVDSKILAIWYDMDIFPNDAKVTPTEMQVFFSNMSDPITGIVFYGAFHSFWSQRYCGETSQVTDYFFKQWDLFPQNIPDGYLTLDDLVLAFNTIDTDDPDSVGFIDLFTEWHPYFTKLYSEALAQA from the exons atgttgcgAATACTAGCTGCCTTATCTGTACTGCTTCCTCTTGTCCTCAG TCAATGTGACGTCGATTCTAAGATACTTGCTATTTGGTATGATATGGATATATTCCCAAATGATGCGAAAGTTACCCCTACCGAAATGCAAGTGTTCTTCTCCAACATGAGTGACCCGATCACTG GAATAGTGTTTTATGGCGCCTTTCATAGTTTTTGGAGTCAGCGCTATTGTGGTGAGACCAGTCAAGTCACAGATTACTTCTTCAAGCAATGGGATCTTTTTCCTCAAAATATCCCtgacggatatttaacacttgaTGACTTGGTCCTGGCCTTCAATACGATCGACACCGACGACCCAGACT CTGTAGGATTTATTGACCTCTTCACCGAGTGGCATCCATATTTTACAAAG ctATATTCGGAAGCATTGGCCCAAGCTTGA